One Azoarcus sp. DN11 DNA segment encodes these proteins:
- a CDS encoding pseudouridine synthase: MRTADAGAAAPAALAPETLPILYRDDCLVAVHKPSGLLVHRSVLDVHEERFAVQILRNQIGRHVHPVHRLDKGTSGVLLFALDRETAARVSAAFERQAVRKTYLAVVRGHPPLEGVIDHPVTRRFDDAERRPDTAAKAPAQDAVTRFRRLATTELPYQVDRYPTSRYALVELAPETGRRHQIRRHLKHLSHPIIGDATFGKGRHNRLFTQLFGVSRLLLACTRMQLAHPHTGAPLDLNAPPADDFAQVLAALDWTQAAATTP, translated from the coding sequence ATCCGGACGGCCGACGCGGGGGCAGCCGCCCCTGCGGCACTTGCGCCGGAAACCCTGCCCATCCTGTACCGCGACGACTGCCTCGTCGCCGTGCACAAGCCCTCGGGGCTGCTCGTGCATCGCTCGGTCCTCGACGTGCACGAGGAACGCTTCGCGGTACAGATCCTGCGCAACCAGATCGGCCGCCACGTGCACCCGGTGCATCGCCTCGACAAGGGCACCTCGGGGGTGCTGTTGTTCGCGCTCGACCGCGAAACTGCGGCGCGGGTCTCCGCCGCCTTCGAGCGGCAGGCGGTGCGCAAGACCTACCTCGCCGTCGTACGCGGCCACCCGCCGCTCGAAGGCGTCATCGACCATCCAGTGACGCGCCGTTTCGACGACGCCGAGCGCCGCCCCGACACTGCCGCGAAGGCCCCCGCGCAGGACGCCGTCACCCGTTTCCGCCGACTGGCGACGACCGAACTGCCGTACCAGGTCGACCGCTATCCGACGAGCCGTTACGCGCTCGTCGAACTCGCGCCCGAAACGGGCCGCCGCCACCAGATCCGCCGCCACCTCAAGCACCTCTCCCATCCCATCATCGGCGACGCCACGTTCGGCAAGGGGCGGCACAACCGGCTGTTCACGCAGCTCTTCGGCGTCTCGCGGCTGCTCCTCGCCTGTACCCGCATGCAGCTCGCGCATCCGCATACCGGCGCGCCCCTGGATCTGAACGCGCCGCCGGCGGACGACTTCGCGCAGGTCCTCGCCGCACTCGACTGGACGCAAGCCGCCGCCACGACACCGTAG